In Sulfurihydrogenibium sp., the following proteins share a genomic window:
- a CDS encoding thermonuclease family protein gives MKVVKHYLVLLLALLISFQFSCVGSNKNGNSNNSSTSESKTLNFPEATVDHVIDGDTIVVIFNGQKEHVRLIGVDTPESRMNKRVEKQRELGDAEKVIELGQKAKEFTKSLVKPGDKVYLEFDVQQRDRYGRLLAYVYLKDGKMLNKEIICNGYAMPLTVPPNVKYQEEFKKCYQEAREKGLGLWKKE, from the coding sequence ATGAAGGTAGTTAAGCATTATTTAGTCTTACTCTTAGCATTGTTAATAAGCTTTCAGTTTTCTTGCGTAGGTTCTAATAAAAATGGAAATTCTAATAATTCAAGTACTTCTGAATCTAAAACTTTAAACTTTCCAGAGGCTACTGTTGACCATGTGATAGATGGCGATACAATCGTAGTAATATTTAATGGTCAAAAAGAGCATGTGAGATTAATCGGGGTTGATACACCGGAAAGTAGAATGAATAAGAGAGTTGAGAAGCAAAGAGAGCTTGGAGACGCTGAAAAAGTTATAGAGCTTGGTCAAAAAGCAAAGGAATTTACAAAGTCATTAGTAAAACCTGGAGATAAAGTTTATTTAGAGTTTGACGTTCAGCAAAGAGATAGGTATGGCAGATTGCTCGCATATGTATACTTAAAAGACGGAAAGATGTTAAATAAAGAAATTATATGTAATGGCTATGCAATGCCATTAACCGTACCACCAAATGTTAAGTATCAAGAAGAATTCAAAAAATGCTATCAAGAAGCAAGAGAAAAAGGATTAGGCTTATGGAAGAAGGAGTAA
- the lepB gene encoding signal peptidase I, which yields MQQDKNIDNTQKKQSIKHFIETIVFIFVVVSLVRVFLVQAFNIPSGSMKPSLLIGDFILVNKLVYGNWDIGIPFTNITFYHHNNRLAKIDRGDVIVFKYPEDPSIDFIKRVIALPGDIVEVKNDIVYLNGKPLKREPAGFYEEENEKVKKYIETTYRSDGKPYSYTIMEIEDGIGPDFGPIQVPPNSYFVMGDNRDNSKDSRFWGFVPDDYVIGQAFVIYFSIDLKKPAIRFDRLGKVIY from the coding sequence GTGCAGCAGGATAAAAATATAGACAATACTCAAAAAAAACAATCTATAAAACACTTTATTGAAACTATAGTTTTTATATTCGTTGTTGTATCACTCGTTAGAGTTTTTCTTGTTCAGGCTTTTAACATTCCTTCCGGGTCAATGAAACCAAGTTTACTCATAGGGGACTTTATTCTTGTTAATAAATTAGTCTATGGTAACTGGGATATCGGAATTCCATTTACTAATATTACTTTCTACCATCACAACAATAGACTTGCAAAGATAGACAGGGGAGATGTTATCGTATTTAAGTATCCAGAAGACCCTTCTATAGACTTTATAAAAAGAGTAATTGCACTTCCGGGCGATATAGTAGAAGTTAAAAATGACATTGTTTATTTAAATGGAAAGCCTCTAAAAAGAGAGCCGGCCGGATTTTATGAAGAAGAAAATGAAAAGGTTAAAAAATACATAGAGACAACTTATAGAAGTGATGGCAAACCATACTCATATACTATTATGGAAATAGAAGACGGTATAGGACCTGATTTTGGACCTATTCAAGTGCCACCAAACAGCTATTTTGTAATGGGAGATAACAGAGACAATTCAAAAGACAGCAGATTTTGGGGCTTTGTACCTGATGATTATGTAATAGGTCAAGCTTTTGTGATTTACTTCTCTATAGACTTAAAGAAACCGGCTATAAGATTTGATAGATTAGGAAAGGTTATTTATTAG
- the leuC gene encoding 3-isopropylmalate dehydratase large subunit: MGMTITEKIIAAHAGRDYVEPGELVTVKVDLAIANDITAPLAIKQLEKYGIDKVHDPNKIALVMDHFFPPKDIMSAQQIKISRDFAKKMGIKNYFEGQDSGVMHTLLPEKGYVVPGDLVIGADSHTCTYGGIGAFSTGVGSTDIAYIWATGETWLRVPESMKFVFYNKPQKWVGGKDFVLTVIGKIGVDGALYKAMEYQGEAIRALDIDNRLTIANMAIEAGGKSGIIEPDEKTVEWVRKRTNREFKLYKSDPDAKYCCEYEFDASKIEPVVACPSLPSNVKPVSEVAGTHIDQVFIGSCTNGRLSDLRIAAAILKGKKVHPEVRCIVIPASDQIYKQALHEGIIEILADAGCLISTSTCGPCLGGHMGILAEGEVCLSTSNRNFVGRMGHPKSQVYLSSPAVAAASAVLGRIAHPDEVAKYEEVETLITL, encoded by the coding sequence ATGGGTATGACAATAACTGAAAAAATAATAGCAGCACATGCCGGTAGAGATTATGTAGAACCGGGAGAGCTTGTAACCGTTAAAGTAGACCTTGCCATTGCAAACGATATTACAGCTCCACTTGCAATAAAACAGCTTGAAAAATACGGTATAGATAAAGTTCATGACCCAAATAAAATTGCTCTTGTTATGGACCATTTCTTCCCGCCAAAAGACATTATGTCTGCTCAGCAGATTAAAATCTCAAGAGATTTTGCTAAAAAAATGGGAATTAAAAACTACTTTGAAGGTCAAGATAGTGGAGTAATGCATACACTACTTCCAGAAAAAGGTTATGTAGTTCCGGGTGATTTGGTAATTGGTGCAGATTCACATACATGTACTTATGGTGGGATTGGTGCATTTTCTACAGGTGTAGGTTCTACTGATATTGCCTATATATGGGCTACAGGTGAAACATGGCTTAGAGTTCCAGAAAGTATGAAGTTTGTATTTTATAATAAGCCACAAAAATGGGTTGGTGGAAAAGATTTTGTTTTAACAGTGATTGGAAAAATTGGCGTTGATGGTGCATTGTATAAAGCTATGGAATATCAAGGAGAAGCAATCAGAGCCCTTGATATTGATAACAGGCTTACAATCGCCAATATGGCTATAGAAGCAGGTGGAAAAAGTGGTATCATTGAACCTGATGAAAAAACTGTTGAATGGGTAAGAAAAAGAACAAACAGAGAGTTTAAACTCTATAAATCAGACCCAGACGCTAAATATTGCTGTGAGTATGAATTTGATGCAAGTAAAATAGAGCCTGTAGTTGCATGTCCAAGCTTGCCATCAAACGTAAAACCTGTAAGTGAAGTAGCTGGAACCCACATTGACCAAGTATTTATTGGCTCATGTACAAATGGAAGACTTTCAGACCTAAGAATAGCAGCAGCAATTTTAAAAGGTAAAAAAGTTCATCCAGAAGTTAGATGTATTGTAATACCTGCATCAGACCAAATCTATAAACAAGCATTACATGAAGGTATAATTGAAATATTAGCAGATGCTGGATGTTTGATAAGCACATCTACATGTGGTCCATGTCTTGGTGGTCATATGGGTATTCTTGCAGAGGGTGAGGTTTGTTTATCTACATCAAACAGAAACTTTGTAGGAAGAATGGGACATCCAAAAAGCCAAGTATACTTATCAAGCCCAGCAGTAGCTGCAGCATCAGCGGTTCTTGGCAGAATTGCACATCCTGATGAAGTTGCAAAATACGAAGAAGTTGAAACACTTATAACTTTATAA
- a CDS encoding DUF2892 domain-containing protein → MALWDALVRILVGSILVLLGVEKGGVFVIATFVGVVLILTAITGFCLIYKIAGIYSKEESAQA, encoded by the coding sequence ATGGCATTGTGGGATGCACTTGTAAGAATTTTAGTAGGTTCAATACTTGTACTTCTTGGAGTTGAAAAAGGCGGTGTGTTTGTGATTGCAACGTTTGTTGGCGTTGTATTAATATTGACAGCAATCACAGGATTTTGTTTGATATATAAGATAGCCGGTATATATTCCAAGGAAGAGTCTGCACAAGCTTGA
- the ruvX gene encoding Holliday junction resolvase RuvX, with the protein MSRILGLDIGLKRIGVAVSDPLRITATPLEFILNDGKVFERINYLIKNYKISKIVIGLPLTLKGEEGEQARYTKEFAENLKNHIPQDIEIIFIDERFTSSLAEKTLSQTKKKNKKEKIDSLSAVFILQTYLDRLSFSNEATNNNY; encoded by the coding sequence TTGAGTAGAATTTTAGGTCTTGATATAGGATTAAAAAGGATTGGTGTTGCTGTAAGCGACCCCCTTAGAATTACAGCAACGCCTCTTGAGTTTATTCTAAACGATGGAAAAGTATTTGAGAGAATCAATTATTTAATAAAAAATTATAAAATTTCAAAAATAGTTATCGGACTGCCCTTAACGCTAAAAGGTGAAGAAGGAGAGCAAGCAAGATATACGAAAGAGTTTGCTGAAAATCTAAAAAATCACATTCCACAAGATATAGAAATAATCTTTATAGACGAAAGATTTACATCATCCTTAGCAGAAAAAACATTATCACAAACAAAAAAGAAAAACAAAAAAGAAAAAATAGACAGCTTGTCTGCAGTTTTTATACTTCAAACATATCTTGACAGGTTATCTTTTAGCAATGAAGCGACTAATAATAACTATTAG
- the mltG gene encoding endolytic transglycosylase MltG, giving the protein MKRLIITISLISLIFIGLSSSFFYKKDVNAEVNIEKGLKTVEIAQKLEDENVIINKYLFVILSFIKNQTLKSGLYEFKGKYSVIDVYEKIVKGEVKQKYFTIIPGEDLIDIANKLEKEGIVKKEEFLKYVFDEKNVRKYGLVGSSFEGYFPPESYAISEKETVETLIKKFLKVFEKRYLPYKQKVESKDYSAFYKKNISFYEAMIIASMIEKEAYYEGEKPIIAGVIFNRLKSNMRLQIDPTVIYALKLASSWDGKLNKSDMIIDSPFNTYKVKGLPPTPICSFTISSLEAVLNPTKSNYYYYVLSKDRKRHIFSEDYKTHLKNIKENLK; this is encoded by the coding sequence ATGAAGCGACTAATAATAACTATTAGTTTAATATCTTTAATTTTCATAGGGCTTTCATCTTCATTTTTTTACAAAAAAGATGTAAATGCAGAAGTTAACATTGAAAAAGGTCTAAAAACCGTAGAGATTGCACAAAAACTTGAAGATGAGAATGTAATAATAAATAAATATCTTTTCGTCATTTTATCATTCATAAAAAATCAAACATTAAAGTCTGGATTGTATGAGTTTAAAGGAAAATATTCTGTAATAGATGTTTATGAAAAGATTGTAAAAGGAGAGGTTAAGCAAAAATACTTTACTATCATACCCGGAGAGGACTTAATAGATATTGCAAACAAACTTGAAAAAGAAGGGATAGTTAAAAAGGAAGAATTTTTAAAGTATGTATTTGATGAAAAAAATGTTAGAAAATATGGACTTGTAGGAAGTTCTTTTGAAGGCTACTTTCCACCGGAGAGTTATGCAATTTCAGAAAAAGAAACTGTTGAAACATTGATAAAAAAGTTTTTAAAAGTCTTTGAAAAAAGATATTTGCCTTACAAACAAAAGGTAGAAAGCAAAGATTATTCAGCGTTTTATAAGAAAAATATATCTTTTTATGAAGCGATGATAATCGCATCTATGATAGAAAAAGAAGCATACTACGAAGGAGAAAAGCCAATTATAGCCGGAGTTATTTTTAATAGATTAAAATCTAACATGAGACTTCAGATTGACCCAACGGTTATTTATGCTTTAAAACTTGCCAGCAGTTGGGATGGAAAGCTAAATAAAAGTGATATGATTATAGATTCTCCATTTAATACTTACAAAGTCAAAGGTCTTCCGCCAACTCCAATTTGTAGTTTTACAATCTCTTCGTTAGAAGCAGTGTTAAATCCAACGAAATCCAATTATTACTATTACGTTTTATCAAAAGACAGAAAAAGGCATATCTTTTCAGAAGATTATAAGACCCATTTAAAGAATATAAAAGAGAATTTGAAGTGA